From the Corythoichthys intestinalis isolate RoL2023-P3 chromosome 15, ASM3026506v1, whole genome shotgun sequence genome, one window contains:
- the mthfd1b gene encoding C-1-tetrahydrofolate synthase, cytoplasmic, translating to MPAQVISGKEVSAQVRERLKKDVEQMKVQDSNFQPGLVILQVGDRDDSNLYIGMKLKAASEIGINATHLKLPNTATEEEILHSITEVNENSSVHGLIVQLPLDSVHKIDTEKVTNAVAPEKDVDGLTSINAGKLSRGDLTDCFIPCTPNGCMELIRQTGVTVAGKRAVVIGRSKIVGAPMHDLLLWNHATVTTCHSKTVELAEEVGKADILVVGIGKAEMVKGEWIKKGAVVIDCGINLILDESKPSGKRVVGDVHYNSAKEQASFITPVPGGVGPMTVAMLMANTVLSAKRFLESHQPGRWSICYTKLKLQKPVPSDIVISRSCVPKPIDHLAKEVGLLSDEVDLYGKTKAKVQLSIIKRLQAQPDGKYVVVTGITPTPLGEGKSTTTIGLVQAIGAHMKLNVFANVRQPSQGPTFGIKGGAAGGGYSQVIPMEEFNLHLTGDIHAITASNNLVAAAIDARMFHEATQSDKALYNRLVPLSGGQRMFSPVQINRLKKLGIDKTDPATLTEDEIARFARLDIDPSSVTWQRVLDTNDRFLRKITIGQSLTEKGYTREAQFDITVASEIMAVLALTSSLEDMRERLAKMVVATSRGGQPITTEDLGVCGALTVLMKDAIKPNLMQTLEGTPVFVHAGPFANIAHGNSSILADKIALKLVGPEGFVVTEAGFGADIGMEKFFNIKCRYSGLRPHVVVLVATVRALKMHGGGPTVTAGMPLPKEYIEENLELLEKGCSNMRKQIENAKHFGVPVVVAVNAFKTDTDAELDLVCTVAKGAGAFDAVRCTHWAEGGAGALALGQAVQKASEAPSSFKFLYDLELPITEKIRTIAQKIYGADDIKLLPEAQHKVELYTKQGFGNLPICMAKTHLSLSHEADKKGVPTGFIVPIRDIRASVGAGFLFPLVGTMPTIPGLPTRPCFYDIDLDPETEQVNGLF from the exons ATGCCAGCGCAAGTCATAAGTGGAAAGGAGGTTTCGGC ACAGGTGAGGGAGCGCTTGAAGAAGGATGTGGAGCAGATGAAAGTTCAGGACTCCAACTTCCAACCTGGTCTCGTGATTTTACAG GTTGGAGATCGTGATGATTCCAATCTTTATATTGGCATGAAGCTGAAAGCTGCATCTGAG ATTGGAATAAATGCCACACACTTGAAACTTCCCAACACTGCAACTGAGGAAGAG ATTCTTCACAGTATCACAGAGGTGAATGAGAACTCTTCTGTCCACGGCCTCATTGTCCAGTTGCCCTTAGACTCGGTCCACAAAATCGACACGGAGAAGGTGACTAATGCTGTTGCACCAGAGAAGGATGTTGACGG GCTCACGAGCATAAATGCTGGGAAGCTGTCTCGTGGAGACTTGACTGATTGCTTCATCCCATGCACTCCAAATGGCTGCATGGAACTGATCAGACAGACCG GTGTGACAGTGGCAGGGAAACGTGCAGTGGTGATTGGTCGTAGTAAGATTGTAGGCGCACCAATGCACGACCTTCTGCTGTGGAACCACGCCACCGTCACCACATGTCATTCCAAAACTGTGGAATTGGCTGAAGAG GTTGGCAAAGCAGACATCCTCGTAGTTGGTATTGGGAAAGCAGAGATGGTGAAAGGAGAATGGATCAAGAAAGGAGCAGTAGTTATAGACTGCGGCATTAATCTAATTTTAG ACGAGAGTAAACCCAGTGGAAAACGGGTTGTGGGCGACGTACACTACAACTCTGCCAAGGAGCAAGCGAGCTTCATCACGCCAGTACCTGGGGGTGTGGGACCAATGACAGTGGCCATGCTGATGGCG AACACAGTGCTGAGTGCAAAGCGTTTTTTGGAGAGCCATCAACCCGGGAGGTGGAGTATTTGTTATACCAAACTCAAACTTCAGAAGCCTGTGCCAAG CGACATTGTGATTTCTCGCTCCTGTGTGCCAAAGCCCATTGACCATCTAGCAAAAGAAGTGGGTTTGCTCTCAGATGAGGTGGACCTTTATGGTAAAACCAAGGCCAAGGTCCAACTGAGCATCATCAAGCGGCTGCAGGCACAACCAGATGGAAAATATGTAGTCGTAACTGG tattactCCGACTCCATTGGGAGAGGGAAAGAGCACCACGACCATCGGCCTTGTCCAGGCAATTGGAGCCCACATGAAACTGAATGTTTTTGCTAATGTCCGTCAGCCTTCGCAGGGACCCACATTTGGCATTAAAG GTGGTGCTGCTGGAGGGGGATATTCTCAAGTCATTCCAATGGAAGAG tttaacCTCCATCTCACTGGAGACATCCATGCGATCACAGCATCTAACAACTTGGTTGCTGCTGCCATTGATGCTCGCATGTTTCACGAGGCCACACAGAGTGACAAG GCTCTGTACAATCGCTTGGTGCCACTCAGTGGAGGACAGAGGATGTTTTCCCCAGTCCAGATCAACAGACTGAAA AAACTAGGCATCGACAAAACGGATCCCGCCACGCTGACTGAAGATGAGATTGCACGCTTTGCCCGTTTGGACATTGACCCAAGCTCTGTTACATGGCAGAGAG TGTTGGATACCAATGATAGATTCCTCCGAAAGATCACAATTGGACAGTCGCTGACTGAAAAGGGCTACACAAGAGAA GCCCAGTTTGACATCACAGTTGCCAGTGAAATCATGGCAGTTCTTGCACTGACTAGCAGCCTGGAAGACATGCGCGAACGCCTCGCCAAAATGGTGGTGGCCACCAGCCGTGGTGGACAACCCATCACAACTGAAGACCTG GGTGTGTGTGGAGCGCTAACTGTGCTCATGAAAGATGCCATTAAGCCGAATCTTATGCAGACTTTGGAG GGAACCCCTGTGTTTGTCCACGCTGGCCCTTTTGCCAACATCGCCCACGGCAACTCCTCCATCTTGGCTGATAAAATTGCTTTGAAACTAGTGGGACCAGAGGGCTTTGTTG TAACAGAGGCTGGATTTGGCGCTGACATTGGGATGGAGAAGTTCTTCAACATCAAGTGCCGATACTCAGGCCTGAGACCCCATGTGGTTGTTTTAGTGGCCACTGTACGAGCCCTCAAGATGCACGGTGGAGGCCCAACG gttACTGCTGGGATGCCGCTACCAAAGGAATATATTGAAGAG AACCTCGAGCTGCTGGAGAAAGGCTGCAGTAACATGAGGAAGCAAATCGAGAATGCCAAACACTTTGGTGTTCCTGTGGTGGTAGCTGTCAATGCTTTTAA GACTGACACAGATGCTGAGCTGGACCTGGTCTGCACCGTTGCCAAAGGTGCAGGCGCCTTCGACGCCGTGCGTTGTACTCACTGGGCAGAGGGTGGAGCGGGTGCGCTTGCTCTGGGCCAGGCTGTCCAGAAGGCATCAGAGGCTCCGAGTAGCTTCAAGTTCCTGTACGACTTAGAG CTTCCTATTACTGAAAAGATTCGAACAATCGCCCAGAAGATCTATGGTGCAGATGATATTAAACTTCTCCCTGAGGCTCAGCACAAAGTGGAGCTTTACACTAAACAG GGTTTTGGCAACCTCCCAATCTGCATGGCGAAGACTCACCTGTCGTTGTCCCACGAGGCAGACAAAAAGGGTGTGCCCACAGGCTTCATTGTACCAATCCGAGATATTCGAGCGAGTGTTGGCGCAGGATTCCTCTTCCCGCTTGTTGGCACG ATGCCCACAATCCCCGGCCTGCCCACCAGGCCTTGTTTCTACGACATTGACTTGGATCCAGAGACTGAACAGGTCAACGGGCTCTTCTGA